A region from the Drosophila ananassae strain 14024-0371.13 chromosome 2L, ASM1763931v2, whole genome shotgun sequence genome encodes:
- the LOC6501350 gene encoding putative odorant receptor 98b — protein sequence MAKDNFLRLQSIFFSFLGFELQQDKEVSHRYPWRIIFFLLSVATFLPLTIALGISNIQNVEHLTDALCSALVDLVAIFKIGFLLWLYADLRHLVKRFRCKLQSEGQYGDCEAIILAYNKRDLFISALYCLCFLLAGVSACLMPLLSIFIIYLRTGEVQPELPFPSVYPWDNKRPLNYLISYLWSVSAAVGVALPTVCVDTLFCALTHNLTALFEIAQLKLMNFMGKSLGETRENLVHAFQLYGECLELGQSLNGYFRPLIFAKFVVASLHLCVLCFVLSTNLMEPAMLFYVAILGQVSIYCFCGSSVKEESQQFAQAIYESSWQQLLQDDVKVARSLQFAMMRAQRGCRIDGYFFEANRQTLILIVRSAISYVALLRSLA from the exons ATGGCGAAGGATAACTTTCTACGACTGCAGTCTAtctttttttcctttctgGGGTTCGAGCTGCAGCAGGATAAGGAGGTTAGCCATCGATATCCTTGGAGGATTATCTTCTTCCTTCTTTCGGTGGCCACATTTCTGCCTCTGACTATTGCCCTTGGAATAAGCAACATCCAAAATGTAGAGCATCTTACCGATGCCCTCTGCTCAGCCCTTGTCGATTTAGTCGCCATTTTCAAAATCGGATTTTTACTTTGGCTCTATGCGGATCTGAGGCACCTTGTTAAGAGGTTTCGCTGTAAGCTTCAAAGCG AAGGTCAATATGGGGATTGTGAGGCTATTATATTGGCATATAATAAGCGGGATCTGTTCATTAGTGCTCTGTACTgcttgtgttttttattggcTGGAGTTTCTGCCTGTCTGATGCCACTTTTGTCCATTTTCATCATCTACCTTCGAACTGGAGAGGTGCAACCGGAACTGCCCTTTCCCAGCGT ATATCCCTGGGATAATAAGCGTCCTCTTAATTACCTCATCTCCTATTTGTGGAGTGTCAGTGCTGCGGTGGGCGTGGCCCTTCCCACTGTTTGTGTGGATACTCTCTTCTGTGCCCTCACCCACAATCTGACTGCACTATTCGAGATTGCCCAACTGAAATTAATGAACTTTATGGGCAAAAGTCTGGGCGAGACCCGTGAGAATCTGGTGCATGCTTTTCAGCTGTACGGCGAATGCCTGGAACTGGGCCAGTCACTGAATGGATACTTTAGGCCTCTTATCTTTGCCAAGTTTGTGGTAGCTTCCTTGCACCTATGCGTGCTTTGTTTCGTACTATCAACTAATTTGATGGAACCGGCGATGCTATTCTACGTGGCCATCCTTGGGCAGGTGTCCATCTACTGTTTTTGCGGATCTAGTGTCAAGGAGGAGAGTCAGCAATTCGCCCAAGCTATCTACGAAAGTAGTTGGCAGCAGCTTTTGCAGGACGATGTGAAAGTAGCAAGATCCTTGCAATTTGCCATGATGAGAGCGCAACGAGGATGCCGCATTGACGGTTACTTCTTCGAGGCCAATAGGCAAACGCTAATTTTG ATTGTGCGCAGTGCCATTTCATATGTGGCCCTTCTCAGATCGCTCGCCTAG